In Deltaproteobacteria bacterium, the following are encoded in one genomic region:
- a CDS encoding aromatic ring-hydroxylating dioxygenase subunit alpha — translation MDIKSLVDPEGGIIDRRIFADREIYDLERERIFARCWLYLGHECEIPNPGDFVTRYMGEEPVILCRDLNGQLRAHLNLCRHRGNRICRADRGNTKLFACSYHGWSYTTDGKLALVPMVDAFGDLDRSQWSLIPVAQIDSYKGLIFATFDAEAPSLRDYLGDMAWYLDILLDRREGGTEVSGPHRWVVDANWKTAAENFGGDGYHIASTHGSARELGIDTTTAETRQWNKGCQIACDLGHILVSWLTPPESGPWFAQPDNQLVDYMKEHAAEIENRLGAVRARKISPSAGTVFPNLSVHWLTRTIRVWLPRGPDKMEIWSWAIVDKAAPAKIKEAMRFVSQYRFSPSGVFEQDDMDNWIQVTGAAKSLIGRRYPANYQMHGNEPPVDIELPGRVKSRFSDNNQLSLYMHWAKMLQAKNWQEVLSTQNG, via the coding sequence ATGGACATTAAATCCCTCGTCGATCCTGAAGGCGGTATCATCGACCGGCGCATTTTCGCCGACCGGGAAATTTACGATTTGGAGCGTGAACGAATCTTCGCGCGCTGCTGGCTTTATCTCGGTCATGAGTGCGAGATTCCCAATCCCGGCGATTTCGTGACGCGCTACATGGGTGAGGAGCCGGTGATTCTCTGCCGCGATCTGAATGGCCAACTTCGCGCGCACTTGAATCTCTGCCGCCATCGCGGCAATCGGATCTGCCGCGCCGACCGCGGCAATACCAAACTATTCGCTTGCTCCTATCACGGCTGGTCTTACACCACCGACGGTAAGCTTGCTCTGGTGCCGATGGTCGATGCCTTTGGCGATCTCGATCGCTCGCAGTGGAGTTTGATTCCAGTGGCGCAGATCGACAGCTACAAAGGGTTGATCTTTGCGACCTTCGATGCCGAGGCGCCGTCGCTACGCGACTATCTGGGCGACATGGCCTGGTACCTCGACATTCTTCTCGATCGCCGCGAAGGCGGCACGGAAGTCAGCGGTCCGCACCGTTGGGTGGTCGATGCCAATTGGAAAACCGCCGCGGAAAATTTCGGCGGCGATGGTTACCACATCGCCTCGACGCACGGCTCGGCGCGCGAGCTCGGCATCGACACGACGACGGCTGAGACCCGGCAATGGAACAAAGGCTGTCAGATCGCTTGCGACCTCGGCCACATTCTCGTGTCATGGCTAACGCCGCCCGAGAGCGGGCCTTGGTTTGCGCAGCCTGATAACCAGCTCGTCGACTACATGAAGGAGCACGCCGCAGAAATTGAAAATCGCTTGGGTGCCGTGCGCGCGCGCAAGATTTCGCCTTCGGCGGGAACGGTGTTTCCCAATCTCTCGGTGCACTGGTTGACGCGGACGATTCGCGTCTGGCTGCCGCGCGGGCCGGACAAGATGGAAATCTGGAGCTGGGCGATCGTCGACAAAGCCGCGCCGGCGAAAATCAAAGAGGCGATGCGCTTCGTGTCGCAGTACCGATTTAGTCCGAGCGGCGTGTTCGAGCAAGACGACATGGACAACTGGATTCAAGTGACCGGCGCGGCGAAGAGTTTAATTGGCCGGCGCTATCCGGCGAACTATCAAATGCATGGCAACGAGCCGCCGGTGGATATCGAACTACCGGGGCGAGTGAAGAGCCGCTTCAGCGACAATAATCAGTTGAGCCTGTACATGCACTGGGCGAAGATGCTGCAGGCGAAAAATTGGCAGGAAGTGCTGAGCACGCAAAATGGCTAA
- a CDS encoding glycine/betaine/sarcosine/D-proline family reductase selenoprotein B, which translates to MRIAHYLNQFFGGIGAEEHADKGMEIRAGAVGPGKVLESLLGADAQIVLTFVCGDNYAVERQEDLIASVIEKLRGEKLDLFVAGPCFDAGRYGMAAGALCRAVQKEFGIPTVSAMSEENPGVDLHRDALYIVDSGTSITKMRGVLANMARLANKLVSKEPIGLPNEEGYLQRGWLRDQLVNKTAATRMVDMLLAKMAGESFESEMPATTFAPVPMPARIKDMSKARVMLITDGGLVPKGNPDRIEGTAATRWGSYNIAGRDDLCAADYEVSHGGYDTRFVQESPDRLVPLDALREMEKNGVIGKLHDEFLSTCGRSNPLSNTRRLGREMVEKIKREGVDAVILTST; encoded by the coding sequence ATGCGCATCGCTCACTACTTAAATCAGTTCTTCGGCGGCATCGGCGCTGAAGAACATGCGGACAAGGGAATGGAAATTCGCGCCGGCGCGGTCGGTCCCGGCAAAGTTTTGGAATCGTTGCTGGGAGCTGACGCGCAGATTGTTTTAACCTTTGTCTGCGGCGACAACTACGCCGTCGAACGGCAAGAAGACCTGATCGCCAGTGTCATCGAAAAGCTGCGCGGAGAAAAGCTGGATTTATTCGTCGCCGGACCCTGCTTCGACGCCGGTCGCTACGGCATGGCCGCGGGTGCGCTTTGTCGCGCGGTGCAAAAAGAATTCGGCATCCCAACTGTCAGTGCGATGAGCGAGGAGAATCCCGGCGTCGATCTGCACCGCGACGCGCTTTACATCGTCGATTCCGGAACGAGCATTACGAAAATGCGCGGCGTATTGGCGAACATGGCGCGGCTCGCCAATAAACTCGTCAGCAAAGAACCGATTGGTCTACCGAACGAAGAAGGTTATCTGCAACGCGGCTGGCTGCGCGATCAATTAGTCAATAAAACTGCCGCGACGAGAATGGTCGACATGCTGCTGGCGAAAATGGCCGGCGAAAGCTTTGAATCGGAAATGCCGGCGACGACCTTCGCGCCGGTGCCGATGCCGGCGCGGATCAAAGACATGTCGAAGGCGAGAGTGATGCTGATCACCGACGGCGGGCTGGTGCCGAAAGGCAATCCGGATCGCATTGAAGGAACCGCGGCGACGCGCTGGGGTTCCTACAACATCGCCGGCCGCGACGACCTGTGCGCCGCCGACTACGAAGTTTCCCACGGCGGCTACGACACGCGATTTGTCCAAGAAAGTCCCGACCGATTAGTACCGCTCGATGCCCTGCGCGAAATGGAAAAAAACGGCGTCATCGGCAAACTGCACGACGAATTTCTTTCCACCTGCGGCCGCTCCAATCCATTGTCAAACACCCGCCGCCTCGGCCGTGAGATGGTGGAGAAAATCAAAAGGGAAGGCGTCGACGCCGTCATCCTCACCTCGACGTGA
- a CDS encoding 3-phenylpropionate/cinnamic acid dioxygenase subunit beta, whose amino-acid sequence MANELRQQVEDFYYLEAELLDERKLREWFNLLAEDIRYWMPIRHNTLERPENISEELSKPGEGYYFDDDIKALKIRVERAYSKIAWAEVPPSRTRHLITNVRIKNDHGNEIAAHSNFLVYRTRMESDKDLFVGARQDILRRAGDSFLIARRTIILDQAVLDAKNISVFL is encoded by the coding sequence ATGGCTAACGAACTGCGCCAGCAAGTCGAAGATTTCTACTATCTCGAAGCCGAATTGTTGGACGAGCGCAAGTTGCGCGAGTGGTTCAACTTGCTCGCCGAAGATATCCGCTACTGGATGCCGATCCGCCATAACACCTTGGAGCGGCCGGAAAACATCAGCGAAGAATTATCAAAGCCCGGCGAAGGCTATTACTTCGACGACGACATCAAGGCGCTCAAGATCAGAGTTGAACGAGCCTATTCAAAAATCGCCTGGGCCGAGGTGCCGCCGTCGCGCACGCGTCATCTGATCACCAACGTGCGGATCAAAAATGACCACGGCAACGAAATCGCAGCCCACTCCAATTTTCTGGTTTACCGCACGCGCATGGAAAGCGATAAAGATTTATTCGTCGGCGCGCGCCAAGATATCCTGCGCCGCGCCGGCGATTCTTTCCTAATCGCCCGCCGCACGATCATTCTCGATCAAGCGGTTCTCGACGCAAAAAATATCAGCGTGTTTCTCTAA